In Odontesthes bonariensis isolate fOdoBon6 chromosome 22, fOdoBon6.hap1, whole genome shotgun sequence, one genomic interval encodes:
- the nrarpa gene encoding notch-regulated ankyrin repeat-containing protein A, which produces MSQADVSTCSAPQRVFQEAVKKGNTKELHSLLQNMTNCEFNVNSFGPEGQTALHQSVIDGNLELVKLLVKFGADIRLANREGWSALHIAAFGGHQDIVLYLITKAKYSSGAR; this is translated from the coding sequence ATGAGCCAGGCGGACGTGTCGACTTGCTCCGCGCCGCAGAGGGTTTTCCAGGAGGCGGTGAAGAAGGGTAACACCAAGGAGCTGCACTCGTTGCTGCAGAACATGACAAACTGCGAGTTCAACGTCAACTCCTTCGGGCCAGAAGGACAGACGGCTCTCCATCAGTCCGTCATTGACGGGAACCTAGAGCTGGTAAAACTGTTGGTGAAGTTTGGTGCAGATATCCGGCTGGCCAACAGAGAAGGGTGGAGCGCTTTACACATCGCCGCCTTCGGGGGCCACCAAGACATTGTGCTATACCTCATCACCAAGGCCAAGTATTCATCTGGCGCCCGGTGA